Part of the Myxococcus fulvus genome, GCGCGGCGCGACTTCACGTGCTCGACGACGCGCTCCAGCATGTCCTCCATGGCGCCCACCGCGCCCAGCGCGAGCGACAGGCGCTCCCACTGGAAGTTGCCCATGATCTGCGAGAAGCCCTGGTCCTCCACCCCCAGGAGATTTTCCGCGGGGATGCGGCAGTCCTCGAAGAACAGCTCGGCGGTGTCCGAGGCGCGCCAGCCCAGCTTCTTGAGCTTGCGGCTCACCGTGAAGCCCGGCGTGTCCTTCTCCACCACCAGCATGGACAGGCCCTTGTGCCCCCTGGAGGGGTCCGTCTTCACGGCCAGGACGATGAAGTCCGCGCGCACGCCGTTAGTGATGTACGTCTTGGAGCCGTTGACGACGTAGTGCGCCCCGTCACGGCGCGCGGTGGTCCGCAGACCCGCGACGTCCGAGCCGGCGTCCGGCTCCGTGATTCCGAGCGCGCCGATCTTCTCGCCGCGAATCGCGGGGGCGAGCCACCGGCGCTTCTGCTCGTCCGTGCCGAACAGGTGCAGTGGTCCGGTGGAGATGGTGAACTGCGCGCCCAGGCCCGCGGACACCCCGCCCGAGCCGCAGCGGCCCAGCTCCTCCAGCAGCACCGCCTCGTAGAGCACCCCGGCGTCCGTGCCGCCGTACGCCTCGGGGTACTTCAGGCCCAGGAAGCCCAGCTCGCCGAAGCGCGCGAAGAGCTCCCGGGGAAACTCCTCGGCCTCCTCCCAGCGTCCCACGTGGGGGAGGATCTCCTTCTCCACCACCGCCCTCACCGTGCGACGGAAGGCCTCGTGCTCCTCCTGGTACACCCCATGCCCATGCAGCATTACGCGACTCCTCAGTAGGCTCGAGCACGCGACGTCCACCCGAGGCGGACATCACCGTTTCCGCGCGAATCGTACCGTCACGTCAGGACCCGGGGGCCGGTTCCGTTGATTCCTTGACCGGGTGGTGGCTGGCTGCGTATAAACCCGGCCCCAAGCCGTTGGCGCCATAGCCAAGTGGTAAGGCAAAGGTCTGCAAAACCTTCATTCCCCGGTTCGAATCCGGGTGGCGCCTCATAGACAAGGCCCGATGCGGAGAGTCGCTCCGCATCGGGCCTTTTCATTTCCAGGCGTCAGGTGCGCCCTCCCCCGCCGAGGAGGCAGCCGGACGGGTCAGCAGCCCATCTCGACAGCGCCGATGTCGGGGGCGCCGCCGCAGAACGGCAGGCCCACGTCGACGCCCCTGTCCACGGCCTGGGGACCCGGACCGAAGGCCTCGCCCAGGTCGGCGGAGCCGCTGGAGGACGACGCGTCCCCGGTGGTGGCGAGGAACTGCTCGGTGCCCACCATGGCGCCCTGGCTCTTGAACTGGCCGCTGGCCGCGAAGAGGTTGTTGCCCAGCTTCAGGCCCGGCGCCTGACCGCCCAGGTCCACCGCGACGGAGCCGTCCAGGATGTTGTTCTGCACCACCGCGGACTGGGTGGGGCCGCCGGTGCCGTGACCGATGATGAGGCCCGTCGTGGCGCCGGTGACGGTGTTGTTCACCACCACGGTGCCCTGGGAGTTCTCCAGGCGGATGGCGGTGCCCTCGCCGCCGTTGGCGTTGGAGATGCCGTGCACGCGGTTGCGGCGCACGACGATGCCGGAGGGCACGGGGCCCTCGTGGTTGCCGCCCACGGAGATGCCCTTGGCGCCGTCGTAGATCTCATTGTCCTCCACCAGCACGTTGCTCGCGGAGTAGTGGATGACGACGACGTCCCCCTTGGCGGTGCTTGAGGGGCGGAACTGGTGCATGCGGTTGTTGCGGATGACCACGCCGTAGCAGGTCTTGATGTCCACCGCGTTCTCACGGTTGGCGTAGAAGTGGTTGTTCTCCACCACGAGGCCATCCGCGGGCGGCAGCGAGCTGAAGCCCTCCGGCCCCAGGCACTGCACGGAGTCGCCCGAGTTCGAGTGGATGTCGTTGTTGCGGACGGTGATGTCCTTGGACGTGGGCTGCACGACGACGCCGTGCGAGTCCTGGTTGCCCGTCGTCTTCAAAAAGTCGTGGATGTGGTTGTTCTCGATGATGGCGCCCGTGGCCTTGTTGAAGGTCGTCACGGCCGCGCCGCCGCCACCGTGATGCAGGTGGGAGTTCACCAGCATGGAGCCGGTGACGTTGCCCTCGAAGGTGACGCCGAAGATGGGCTGGCGCTGCACGTCCATCTCGAACCCGTCGATGACCCAGTGCGGCTGACGCACCTGCACCATGCCGCCGCTGCCGGGGCCCGGGGTGATGCGCGGGCTGCCCTCGCCCTGGAGGGTAATCTTGGCGCCCTCGGTGCCCGCCTTCGCGTTGGCGCCGATGATGACGCGCTCGGCGTAGGTGCCGGCCTGCACGCGGATGACCTCACCGGGGCCCGCGAGGCTCACCGCCTTGGTGATGGTCTTCAGCGGCTGCGCGGCGCTGCCGTCCCCGTTGTCGTCGCCGGTGGGGCTCACCACCCACTCACGGGTGAAGGACTGCGCGGACGCGGAGGCGGGCGCGAGCCCGTTCGCCTGGATGCCGGGCTGCGGCGAGGGCGTCGCGATGACGGCGTGGTCCGCATGGTCCGGCAACGCCTCCACGGGAGTGCCGGGCACGGGCTGCACGCCGATGGCCGGCAGGCTGCCGGTCGTGGGCTGTGACGCGGGCGTGCGCGTCGTGGAGACGCCGGGAATCTTCGGCGTGGGGAGGAAGGCATCCAGGCCCGCTGCGTGAGCGGTCGTACCGAGCATGAGCAGGCTGGTGGCCACGGCGGCCACGGGAGTCTTCAGCTTCAGGAAGTTGCCTTTGGAAATTCGCATGAGCAGGACCAACGCGAGACGCGCCGCGTTCTATTCGCCAGCGGACAAGTGGACCCGGACGGGCTCACGGGCGTCCGGTCCGTGACACGCCCCGGACTGACGGGTACGGTGTCGCCCCCCGTGCGCACCGCCGTCCCGCTCCTGCTCTCCGCCCTGCTGCTCGCCACCTGCGCGAGCCCCAAGCCGCCGTCCCGGCCCACCTCCCCGGTGGACGGGCGAGCGGACGAGCGCCAGGAGGTCCCCGTCGACGCGGGCACGGAGACGTCCGTGGACGCAGGGGCCGCGGACGCGGGGCTCGAGTCCCCTCCCCCCGCGCCGCTCCCCGACGCGCTGTCGCAGGGAATCCCCGGTCCGGGTGAGCTCAAGCGCCTGGACTTCCGAGGCGGAGAGCCCCGGCTGCCCATCCGCCTCATGGAGGGCCGGCGCGAGGCGACGTTCTCCCCGCGAGGGCGGATGCGGATGCGCTTCGGCGGGCCGGAGGACAAGGTGCTGGACGCGGCGGCGGGCACGCGGTGGACGGTGCGCGTGACGCAGGCGGAGGCCGCGGTGCTGTCCGCGCGGGTGCAGCTGAGCGAGCACCGCTTCGCGGACAAGGAGGGCCTGGCCGCGGCGCAGGAGGAGTGGAAGGCGCGCGGCCTCGCGGTGCGCACGCACGTGCTGGGCGCGGTGTACGGCATCGCGGGCAAGGTCATCGACAACCGGCGCACGCTGCTGCTCGTCGACGAGACGCTCACGCCCGAGGAGGCGGCGGCGCGACAGGCGGAGCTCTTGCGCACGTTCGGCGTGCGCACGACGCTGTTCGAGGAGGCGAAGACGCCGGGCCGCGGCATCCTCGAGGTGCGAGACGAGTCCGGCGCTGTGGTGGGGCTGGCGCAGGATCGGCTGGACACGGAGACGCCGGACGGCGCGGGCTTCGACGTGCGACAGGTGGAGTTCGGCGTGGGCTACGACTTCCACGGCTTCGAGGACCGCACGTTCCGGGGCTCGCTCCAGTTCGCCGTGGACCGCGCGGGCCTGCTCGCGGTGGTCAATGTCGTCCCCCTGGAGGACCTGCTCAAGGGCCTGGTGCCGGCGGAGATCTTCTCACGCGCCCACTCCGAGGCGCTCAAGGCCCAGGCCGTCACCGCGCGCGGCGAGGTGCTCGCGAAGGTGGGCATCAAGCACCTGGCGGACCCGTACCTGCTCTGCTCGGAGCAGCACTGCGCGGTGTACCGGGGACGCACGGGCGAGGCGGCCAGCACCACCGCCGCGGTGGAGGCCACCCGGGGCGAGGCGCTCTTCAGCGCGGAGGGCCGGCTGGTGGACTCCGTCTACAGCGCGGTGTGCGGCGGCCACACGGAGGACAACGACATCGTCTGGGGCGGCCCGCCGGACCCGAGCCTCCGGGGACGTCCGGACATCCTCGCGCCCGTGGCCTCGGGCCCCTCCCCGTCCCGGCTGGCCGCGTGGCTGGCCACGTCGGAGGTCGGGGCCGCCTGCCGGCTCTCCAGCTTCGCGCAGCCGAGCAAGTTCCGCTGGGAGAAGCGCTTCACGGCGGCCCAGGTGGACGCGCTGGTGGCCCGGCTGGGCGTGGGCCGCGTGCAGGCGATGGAGCTGACCGAGCGCGGCGTGTCCGGCCGGGCGCGGGTGCTGACGCTGTCCGGGGACAAGGGGGCCACGCAGGTGCGTGGAGAGTTGAACATCCGCAGGCTCTTCGGGATGCTCAACAGCAGCATGGCCCTGGTGGACGCCGAGCGGGACGCCGAGGGCCGGCCCACCCACTGGCTTTTCCGTGGCGGCGGCTGGGGCCACGGAGTAGGGATGTGTCAGACTGGCGCCATCGGCCGAGCCGAGGCCGGACATCGCTACCAGGACATCCTCCGCCACTACTTCAATGGTGCTGAAGTCGCCCCCATCTACTGAGGTCAAAAAAGGGGCGCGCCCGGGGAACCGTGCACGTTTCGCGAATGTCCCTCCCAGTCCACCTGTTCTGCCGCGAACGGGACGGGACTAGGCAGCGGGCCCGGAGGTTTATCATCGCGCCGTGAGCACGGGTTCTTCTCCCACAGACTGGCGCCGCAAGCGGCGGCGAGGCTCTCCATGGCGCTTGGTCGCCGCGGTGATGCTCGCGCTGCTGGTGCACGGCGGCTACCTGGCCGTCGTCCTGTTCACCGGGACACTCCCGGTGACGCCCCGTGAGAAAAAGGCCGTCACCCGCCCTCCCACCTCCGTGGCCGTCCGGCCGATGACGGAATCCCAGTGGGCGAAGAACCGGGGCCAGGCGAACACCAAGACGCAGCCCAACCTGTCCAGCCGGCCGCGCGTCGAGGAGAAGAAGCCCGAGGAGAAGAAGCCGGAGACGCGCCCCCAGGGACAGGTGGTGGACCTGGCGCCGGGCAACGAGCAGGAGGCTCCGGACGCCAAGTACCTGGCCGAGCACAACAACCGCGTCGACAAGGAGACGCGGGCCCGCGAGCAGACGCCCTTCTACCGCAACGCCATGCCCCAGCGCACCGCGCCCCAGAAGCAGGACGGCGCGGACGTGGAGCCCACGGCGCCGCGCATCGCCGGCAACAACGGCATGGGCAACGACGACAGGCCCCTGGCCGAGGGTGGGCAGAAGTTCGCGTTCGAGATTCCCGACGTCCACAAGAAGAACGAGGTGAAGGTGAAGTCGGACCCCACCTCGCCGGGTGGCGTCGCGGTGAACAACCAGACCGAGAGCGACGAGCTGACGGGCAACTCGAAGCGGCTGCGCATCCAGCCCGGCACGGGCGGAGAGGAAGAAGGCTCCGCGGGGCGCGTGGGCTCGCCGGGAATCGCCGCGCTGATGCCGTCGCGCACGGCCATGGACAAGGTGCTGGGCGCCGCTCCCAATGACCACCTGAAGGACGTGGATGAGGGCGACGGCACCCTGCTCAACTCGCGCGAGTGGAAGTACGCCAGCTTCTTCAACCGCGTGAAGCAGAGCGTGGGCATGCACTGGAACCCGAACGAGTCGCTGCGCCGGAGAGATCCGACGGGTCGCACGTACACCGGCCGGGACAGGCACACGCTGCTGGAGATCACCCTCGACGAGAAGGGCCGCATCACCGACATCCAGGTGCAGAAGAGCAGCGGCCTGGACTTCCTGGACATGGAGGCGGTGTCCTCGTTCCAGCGCGCGCAGCCCTTCCCCAACCCGCCGCCCGGGCTGTTGGGCGACGACTCCCGCGTGCGCTTCGAGTTCGGCTTCTTCCTGGAGATGGGCGGCGGGCCCCGCATGCGGCTGTTCCGTCAACCCAACTGACGTCGCGCGGAACACGCGGCAGGTCCTCGCGCCCGAGCGCGGTTCTGGTTACGGTGCCGCGCCGTGGACACGACCCTCGCCGACCGGAGCGCCGCGCTCCAGCAACGCAGCCAGCGCATCCGCGGGGTGCTGCTCGCCATCCTCGCGGCCAACTGGGTGGTGGCCGGCGCGAAGCTCGTCTTCGGCCTCTTGAGCCAGTCCGCCGCGGTGACGGCCGACGGCCTGCACTCCTTCATCGACGGCGGCTCCAATGTGCTGGGGCTGGTCGCCATGGGCGTGGCCTCGCGGCCCGCGGACGCGGACCATCCCTACGGACATGGCAAGTTCGAGGCGCTCGCGTCGCTGGGCATCGGCGCGATGATTGGCATCGGCATGTTGGAGCTGGGGCGCATGGCGCTCGACTCGCTCCTGCATGACGTGCACGCGCAGGTGACGCCCGCCATGGCGGTGGTGATGGGGCTCACGCTCGTGGTCAACATCACGGTGACGCGCGTGGAGAGCCACTACGGGCGCAAGTACCAGAGCAGCCTGTTGATGGCGGACGCGAGCCACACGATGTCCGACGTCTACGTCTCGCTGGCGGTGCTCGCATCACTGGGGCTGGTGGCGCTGGGCTACCCGAAGGCGGACGGCATCATCGCGCTGGGCGTCATGGTCTTCGTCGCGTGGGTGGCCTACGGCATCGTCCGGCAGGCGGTGGGCATCCTCTCCGACACGGCGCGGTTGGACCCCGCGCAGGTGGCGCAGCACACCATGGGCGTGGCGGGCGTGCGCAGCTGCCGTGACGTGCGCAGCCGGGGCATGGAGGAGAGCGTCTACGTCGACCTGAAGATTGAAGTCGATCCGAACCTCACCACCGCCCAGGCCCACGAGGTGGCGGACCGCGTGGAGCGCACGCTCCACACCGCGTATCCCCAGGTCGTGGACGTGGTGGTGCACGTGGAGCCCGAGCACGACGGCACGGCGGCGCACGCGCGGGCCCCGGCCACCGAGTCCCACTGAGGCGTACCCCCTCAACGACAAGGGCCGCCTCCCGCTGAGGGAGACGGCCCTTCGTGTCACCCGGCCCCGAGGGCCCGCGTCAGGCGACGGCGGGCTTGGGCTCCGGCGTCATGTAGTCCTCGATGGGCGGGCACGAGCACACGAGCTTGCGGTCCCCGAGCACGTTGTTGAGGCGGCCCACGGACGGCCAGAACTTGTTCTCGCGCACCCACGCCGCCGGGAACACGGCGAGCTCGCGCGAGTACGGACGGTTCCACTCCGGCCCGGTGATGACGCGAGCGGTGTGGGGCGCGTTCTTCAGGACGTTGTTGTCCTTCGGCATGCGCCCCTCCTCCACGTCGCGGATCTCCTGGCGGATGGCGATCATCGCGTCGCAGAAGCGGTCCAGCTCCGCGCGGGACTCACTCTCCGTCGGCTCGATCATCAGCGTGCCGGCCACGGGGAAGGACACCGTCGGCGCGTGGAAGCCGTAGTCCATCAACCGCTTGGCCACGTCCTCCACCTCCACGCCGGAGGTCTTCTTCAGCGGGCGCAGGTCGACGATGCACTCGTGCGCCACCCTGCCCCGCTTGCCGCGGTACAGCACCGGGAAGTGCGGCTGGAGCCGCTCGGCGATGTAGTTGGCGTTGAGGATGGCCAGCTTCGTGGCGCGCGTGAGGCCCTCGCCGCCCATCATCGAGATGTAGACCCAGGAGATGAGCAGGATGCTCGCGCTGCCCCACGGGGCCGCGGAGATGGCGCCGATGCCGTCCGAGCCGCCCGTCTGGATGACCGGGTGCCCCGGCAGGTGCTTGACCAGGTGGCTGGCCACGCAGATGGGCCCCATGCCCGGGCCGCCGCCGCCGTGCGGGATGCAGAACGTCTTGTGCAGGTTGATGTGGCAGACGTCCGCGCCCACCAGGCCCGGCGCGGTGAGCCCCACCTGCGCGTTGAGGTTGGCGCCGTCCATGTAAACCTGGCCGCCGCGCTCGTGGATGATGGAGCAGATCTCCTTGATCTCCTCCTCGAACACGCCGTGCGTGGACGGGTACGTCACCATCAGCGCCGCCAGCTTGTCCTTGTGCTCCTCGGCGCGGGCGCGCAGGTCCGCCACGTCGATGTTGCCGTTCTCATCGCACTTGGTGACGACGACCTTGTAGCCGGCCATGACCGCGGAGGCCGGGTTGGTACCGTGCGCGGAGGACGGGATGAGGCACACGTCGCGGTGCCCCTGGCCCCGGCCCTGGTGGTACGCGCGGATGACCAGCAGGCCCGCGTACTCGCCCTGGCTGCCAGCGTTGGGCTGCAGCGAGCAGCCCGCGAAGCCGGTGATGGCGGAGAGCATCTGCTCCAGCTGCTCGAAGATGACCTTGTAGCCGGCCGCCTGCGAGGTGGGCGCGAACGGGTGCAGCCGGCCGAACTGCGGCCACGTCACCGGAATCATCTCCGCGGTGGCGTTGAGCTTCATGGTGCAGCTGCCCAGCGGAATCATCGAGTGCGTCAAGGACAGGTCCTTGGCCTCGAGCCGCCGGATGTAGCGCAGCATCTCCGTCTCGGAGTGGTAGCTGTTGAAGACGCCGTGCGTGAGGAACTGGCTCTGGCGGCGCAGCTCCGGGGAGATGGAGGTCTCCACGTTGGCGCCCACGTCGTCCAGCGACGGCACCTGCGAGGCCTTGCCCGCGCCCGTGGCGAAGGCGGTGAGGATGGCCTCCACGTCGGACGCGCGCGTCGTCTCGTCCAGCGCCACGCCCAGCGTCTTCTCGTCGATGCGGCGGAAGTTCATCCGCGCCGACTCGGCCGCCGCCAGCACCGCGCGCACCTGCGGCGTCGTCAGCTCCACGCACAGCGTGTCGAAGTACTGCTCGTGCCGCGTCTTCAGACCCAGCTTCGCCAGGCCCCGCGCCAGCACCACCGTCAGGCCGTGCACGCGCTCGGCGATGGCCTTGAGCCCCTTGGGCCCGTGGTAGACGGCGTACATGCTGGCGATGACGGCCAGCAGCACCTGCGCGGTGCAGATGTTGCTCGTCGCCTTCTCGCGGCGGATGTGCTGCTCGCGCGTCTGCAGCGCCATGCGCAGCGCGCGCCGGCCCTGCGCGTCCTCGGACACGCCGATGAGCCGGCCCGGCATCACGCGGGTGTACGCGTTCTTCGTCGCGAAGTAGCCCGCGTGCGGACCGCCGTACCCCATGGGCACGCCGAAGCGCTGCGCGCTGCCCACCGCCACGTCCGCGCCGAACTCGCCCGGCGGCGTCAACAGCGTGAGGCTGAGCAGGTCCGCGGCGACGATGAGCAGGCCACCCGCGGCGTGCACCTTCTCGCCGAACGCGCGGTAGTCCACCACCGCGCCGTCCGTGGCCGGGTACTGCACCAGCGCGCCCACGTACTTCTTCGCCGTCAGGTCCACCGTGCGGTGGTCGCCGACCACGATTTCGACGCCCAGCGGCTCGGCGCGGGTGCGCACGACGTCCACCGTCTGCGGGTGGCATGCCTCGGAGATGAAGAAGGCGACGCCCGCGTCCTCGCCCTTGACGTGCAGGGCCAGCGACATGGCCTCGGCGGCGGCGGTGCCCTCGTCGAGCAGCGACGCGTTGGCGACCTCCAGCCCCGTCAGGTCCATCACCAGCGTCTGGAAGTTGAGCAGCGCCTCCAGCCGACCCTGGGCGATCTCCGCCTGGTAGGGCGTGTACTGCGTGTACCAGCCCGGGTTCTGGAAGATGTTGCGCAGGATGACGTTGGGCGTGTGCGTGTCGTGGTAGCCCATGCCGATGTAGGACCGGAACACCTGGTTCTTCGCGGCGATGGTCTCCAGCTGCGCGAGCAGATCATGCTCCCCGCGCGCCAGCCCCAGCCGCAGCGGCTCCTTGGAGCGGATGGCCGGGGGCACGGTCTGGTCGATGAAGGCATCGAGCGAGTCCACGCCCAGCGCGGACAGCATCTGCTTCAGCTCCTGCTCATCCGGACCGATGTGCCGGCCGGCGAACGACTCCTGGTACTTCCAGTTCAGGGACATGGCGGTGGTGACTCGCTGGCGACTCGAAGACATCCGAGTCGGAAAATTCGAGGACCGTCACTAACAACGGCCGCTCGGCGTTTCCCTCTCAGGCGTTCTTGAGCAGCTCGGCGTAGGCGGCGGCGTCCAGCAGCTCGCCCAGCTGGCTGCTGTCCGAGAGCTCGAGCTCGATGATCCACCCCTCACCGTACGGCTCCTCGTTGAGCGTCTCGGGGCTGCCGACGAGCTCCTCGTTGATCTTGGTGATGGTGCCGGTCAGGGGGCTGAACAGCTCGGAGACGGCCTTCACGGACTCGACGGTGCCGAAGGGCTCACCCTTGGCCACCTTGGCGCCGGTCTTGGGCAGCTCCACGTAGACGACGTCACCGAGGGTCTGCTGGGCGTGGTGGGTGATGCCCACCACCACCTTGTTGCCCTGGATGCGGGCCCACTCGTGCTCTGCGGTGTACTTCAGGTCGCCGGGAATGTTCGCGTCGGACATGGGGTGCTCCTGGAGAGGGGCTGAAGGGTTCAGGACTTCTTGAGGAAGGGCGTCTTGACGACGACGGCGGGCACGGCACGGCCGCGGATCTCCACGTCGAACGTGGAGCCCTCGGCGGCGAGCTCCGTGGGCACGTAGCCGATGCCGATGGGCTTCTTCACCGTGGGGCCCATGGTCCCACTGGTGGTCTCGCCCACCAGGTTGCCGTCCTTCTTGATGGGGTAGCCGTGGCGGGGGATGCCGGCGCCGGTCAGCTCGAAGCCCACCAGCTTGCGCTTCACGCCCGCGGCCTTCTGGGCCACCAGCGCGTCCTTGCCGATGAAGCCACCCGCCTTGTCCAGCTTGACGATCCACCCCAGGCCCGCCTCCAGCGCGGTGTGGTTGTCGTCGATGTCGTTGCCGTAGAGCGCGTACTTCATCTCCGTGCGCAGGCTGTCGCGGGCGCCCAGGCCACAGGGCTTGACGCCGTCCTGCTGCCCTTCGGTGAGCAGCGCGCTCCACAGGGCCGCCGCGTCACCGGGGGCGCAGTACAGCTCGAAGCCGTCCTCGCCCGTGTAGCCGGTGCGGGAGATGATGGCGGGCGAGCCTGCGACCTCGCCCTCGGCGAAGCGGTAGGTGCCCACCTTGGAGACGTCCGTCTTCGTCAGCCGCTGCACCAGGCCCACGGCCTTGGGGCCCTGCACGGCGATCTGCGCGTACTCGTCGCCCCGGTCCACGGGGGTGACGCCGCGCGCGTGCTCCTTCATCCACGCGAAGTCCTTCTCGCGGTTGCTGGCGTTGACGCAGATGAGGATGCGCTCGGGGCTGAAGCGGTAGGCGACGACGTCGTCGACGAAGCCACCCTGCTCGTTGAGCAGGCCCGCGTAGACCGCCTGGCCGTCCGCGATGCGGGCGAGGTCATTGGAGATGAGGCCGTTGACCGTCTCCAGCGCGCCAGGGCCTTTGAACTCCACCTCGCCCATGTGCGACACGTCGAAGAGGCCCACGGCGTTGCGCACCGCCTCGTGCTCGGCGATGACAGAGGAATACTGCACGGGCATGTCCCAGCCCGCGAAGTCGACCATCCGAGCGCCCAGCGCGCGGTGGGCCTCGTTGAGCGGCGTACGCCGGGTCATCGGCTTCTCCATGAAGGGGGGGGTGAAACGGCGCGGACTATAGCCGCGCACCTTCGCCGATCAAGGCCGACGGGGAACGTCTACACTGGGTCCGACATGAAGATTCGTAATCGGTTGAATCCGTCCAACCCTTGCTTCTCCTTCGAGTTCTTCCCCCCGAAGACGGACGAGGGGGTGGCCAACCTGCTGCGGACGCTGGAGGACCTGGCGCCCCTGGAGCCGGGGTTCGTGTCCGTCACGTACGGGGCCGGCGGCAGCACCCGCGACCGGACGCTGGAGCTGGTCACCCGCATCAAGCAGCAGACGGGCATCGAGGCGATGGCCCACCTGACGTGCGTGGGCCACACCCGGGAGGAGCTGCGGGACGTGCTCCAGCGCCTGGCCGACGCGAAGCTGGACAACGTGCTGGTGCTGCGCGGGGACCCGCCCCAGGGCCAGACGACCTTCCAGCCCACCGAGGGCGGCTTCTCCTATGCGTCGGAGCTGGTGCAATTCATCCGAGAAGAGGATTTCAACTTCTGCCTGGGGGGCGCGTGCTATCCGGAGGGCCACGTGGAGACGGCCTCCCGTGACGACGACCTGCGTCATCTGAAGGCGAAGGTCGACGCGGGGCTGGACTTCGTCGTGACACAGCTCTTCTTCGACAACGCCTTCTACTTCGACTTCGTGGAGCGGGCCCGCCGCGCGGGCATCAACATCCCCATCGTCCCCGGCATCATGCCCATCACCAACTACGAGCAGGTGCAGCGCTTCACGCGCATGTGCGGGGCCACGGTGCCCATGCGCCTGGGGCTCCAGCTGGAGCGGGTGAAGGACCAGCCGGAGGCGCTGGTGCAGCTGGGCGTGGCGCACGCGACGGTGCAGTGCATGGAGCTCTTGTCGCGCGGCGTGCCCGGCATCCACTTCTACACGCTCAACAAGTCCCCGGCGACGCGGATGATCGTGAGCGCCCTGCGAGCCCATCTATGAGCGGTCCTGGCCTTCACCTCCCCCCCGATGATCCACGCTACAAGGTCGTGGAGATCATCCGGGCCCCGGCCTTCTTCCTGCTGTGCACCGGGGTGCTGAACGTCTTCTTCAACCTGGCGGGCTTCGTGCTGGCCGCGATGCGCGTGACATCGCCGCTGGTGCCCGCGGGCGCGCCGGCGACGACGCTGGAGCTGAGCTGGTCGCTGGCGCTGATGCTGGTGGTGGGCATCCTTTGCGGCGTGCTCTCCGCGTGGGGCGCGATGAGCGCGATGAACCTCAAGGGCTACGGGCTGGCCACGGTGGGCGGAATCACGGCGCTCTACATCCTGTCGCCCGGGTGTGTCGTCGGCGTGCCGGTGGCCATCTGGATGCTCTTCACGCTGCGCCGCGAGGGCGTGCGCGAGGCCTTCCGGAGCTGACGGGGCGGGACGCGCGGGGGACACGGAGGAGCCGACAGTCACCCGGCACCCGTGGTCCGGGTGATGGGGACCGGGTGGGGCAGCACTCATTCGGAGCCCCGATGACCGGCCCATCCAGCGTGTCGGCCCCGGGGTGCTGGACCGGATGCACCGTCCAGCCCTGTCCTCACGGAGCCGTCATGTCGTCGCGTCACCTGCTGTCCATCCTTCCCGCGCTGCTCGCCGCCATCCTGCTGCATGCCTCCCCCGCCGCCGCCCAGGTCGAGCTCGCGGACATCACCTGCAAGGGGACCGTGAAGCAGACGTGGACGCCGGGGTTGAAGCTGCTCCCCGCGGACGTGCGCTACACGAACGACACGGACTTCACCGAGTGCACGTCGGCGTCGACCGGCATCACCTCGGGGAGGATTC contains:
- a CDS encoding acyl-CoA dehydrogenase family protein, whose product is MLHGHGVYQEEHEAFRRTVRAVVEKEILPHVGRWEEAEEFPRELFARFGELGFLGLKYPEAYGGTDAGVLYEAVLLEELGRCGSGGVSAGLGAQFTISTGPLHLFGTDEQKRRWLAPAIRGEKIGALGITEPDAGSDVAGLRTTARRDGAHYVVNGSKTYITNGVRADFIVLAVKTDPSRGHKGLSMLVVEKDTPGFTVSRKLKKLGWRASDTAELFFEDCRIPAENLLGVEDQGFSQIMGNFQWERLSLALGAVGAMEDMLERVVEHVKSRRAFGQSLSQMQVVRHKLADLFTARECARQLTYHALRLHAAGEWAVAQTSMAKKVATETACRVADECLQLHGGAGYMMEYDIQRHWRDARLGPIGGGASEVMNEIIAKQLGL
- a CDS encoding right-handed parallel beta-helix repeat-containing protein, yielding MRISKGNFLKLKTPVAAVATSLLMLGTTAHAAGLDAFLPTPKIPGVSTTRTPASQPTTGSLPAIGVQPVPGTPVEALPDHADHAVIATPSPQPGIQANGLAPASASAQSFTREWVVSPTGDDNGDGSAAQPLKTITKAVSLAGPGEVIRVQAGTYAERVIIGANAKAGTEGAKITLQGEGSPRITPGPGSGGMVQVRQPHWVIDGFEMDVQRQPIFGVTFEGNVTGSMLVNSHLHHGGGGAAVTTFNKATGAIIENNHIHDFLKTTGNQDSHGVVVQPTSKDITVRNNDIHSNSGDSVQCLGPEGFSSLPPADGLVVENNHFYANRENAVDIKTCYGVVIRNNRMHQFRPSSTAKGDVVVIHYSASNVLVEDNEIYDGAKGISVGGNHEGPVPSGIVVRRNRVHGISNANGGEGTAIRLENSQGTVVVNNTVTGATTGLIIGHGTGGPTQSAVVQNNILDGSVAVDLGGQAPGLKLGNNLFAASGQFKSQGAMVGTEQFLATTGDASSSSGSADLGEAFGPGPQAVDRGVDVGLPFCGGAPDIGAVEMGC
- a CDS encoding SpoIID/LytB domain-containing protein translates to MRTAVPLLLSALLLATCASPKPPSRPTSPVDGRADERQEVPVDAGTETSVDAGAADAGLESPPPAPLPDALSQGIPGPGELKRLDFRGGEPRLPIRLMEGRREATFSPRGRMRMRFGGPEDKVLDAAAGTRWTVRVTQAEAAVLSARVQLSEHRFADKEGLAAAQEEWKARGLAVRTHVLGAVYGIAGKVIDNRRTLLLVDETLTPEEAAARQAELLRTFGVRTTLFEEAKTPGRGILEVRDESGAVVGLAQDRLDTETPDGAGFDVRQVEFGVGYDFHGFEDRTFRGSLQFAVDRAGLLAVVNVVPLEDLLKGLVPAEIFSRAHSEALKAQAVTARGEVLAKVGIKHLADPYLLCSEQHCAVYRGRTGEAASTTAAVEATRGEALFSAEGRLVDSVYSAVCGGHTEDNDIVWGGPPDPSLRGRPDILAPVASGPSPSRLAAWLATSEVGAACRLSSFAQPSKFRWEKRFTAAQVDALVARLGVGRVQAMELTERGVSGRARVLTLSGDKGATQVRGELNIRRLFGMLNSSMALVDAERDAEGRPTHWLFRGGGWGHGVGMCQTGAIGRAEAGHRYQDILRHYFNGAEVAPIY
- a CDS encoding energy transducer TonB family protein, encoding MSTGSSPTDWRRKRRRGSPWRLVAAVMLALLVHGGYLAVVLFTGTLPVTPREKKAVTRPPTSVAVRPMTESQWAKNRGQANTKTQPNLSSRPRVEEKKPEEKKPETRPQGQVVDLAPGNEQEAPDAKYLAEHNNRVDKETRAREQTPFYRNAMPQRTAPQKQDGADVEPTAPRIAGNNGMGNDDRPLAEGGQKFAFEIPDVHKKNEVKVKSDPTSPGGVAVNNQTESDELTGNSKRLRIQPGTGGEEEGSAGRVGSPGIAALMPSRTAMDKVLGAAPNDHLKDVDEGDGTLLNSREWKYASFFNRVKQSVGMHWNPNESLRRRDPTGRTYTGRDRHTLLEITLDEKGRITDIQVQKSSGLDFLDMEAVSSFQRAQPFPNPPPGLLGDDSRVRFEFGFFLEMGGGPRMRLFRQPN
- a CDS encoding cation diffusion facilitator family transporter, coding for MDTTLADRSAALQQRSQRIRGVLLAILAANWVVAGAKLVFGLLSQSAAVTADGLHSFIDGGSNVLGLVAMGVASRPADADHPYGHGKFEALASLGIGAMIGIGMLELGRMALDSLLHDVHAQVTPAMAVVMGLTLVVNITVTRVESHYGRKYQSSLLMADASHTMSDVYVSLAVLASLGLVALGYPKADGIIALGVMVFVAWVAYGIVRQAVGILSDTARLDPAQVAQHTMGVAGVRSCRDVRSRGMEESVYVDLKIEVDPNLTTAQAHEVADRVERTLHTAYPQVVDVVVHVEPEHDGTAAHARAPATESH